AGAGATCGACCGGTGAGTCACGGCCCGTCTGCCAGCGGCGGCGCCCTCGTCGCCGCGCCACCGCACGGCCATCATCATGACGAGCCGCACGAGCCGGTGTTTGTCGGCGAGAGGCGCGCGGAACTCGACAGGATCCTGGCGCGCTATCCCAGCAAACAGGCCGCGCTGCTGCCGGCTCTGTGGATGCTGCAGGACGCCCGTGGCTGGGTGAGTGAAGCCGGCATCGAGGAAGTCGCGGCCGCGCTGGAGATCACGCCCGCCTACGTGAAGGGTGTGGTCACGTTCTACACCATGTATCACCAGCATCCGGTCGGGAAATACTTCATCCAGGTGTGCACCACGACGCCCTGCAACGTGTGCGGCGCCGAGGATGTGGTGAAGGCGTTCCTCGAACACACGGGGTGTGAGGACCTCGGGCTCACCAGCCCCGACGGCAAGTACACGGTCATCGAGGTGGAATGCCTCGGGGCCTGCGGTTTTGCCACGCCGGTGCAGATCAACAACGACTACGTCGAATCCGTGACGCCCGAGTCGGTGCCGCGTATTCTGTCGGAGCTGAAGTAATGGGCTATCCGCATCCGTCGCACCCGCGCGAAACGCCGGTGCTGTCGAAGTATTTCGGCGATCCCGAGGCGCGCACGCTGGCCGGCTGGCGCGCGCGTGGTGGTTATGAAGCGCTCGAAAAGGCGCTCGCCACCGACCCCGTGGAGATCCAGAATCTGGTGAAGGATTCCGGCCTGCGCGGTCGCGGCGGCGCCGGCTTCCCGACGGGCATGAAGTGGTCGTTCATGAAGCCCGACGGCAAGCCGCACTACCTCTGCTGCAACGGCGACGAATCCGAACCGGGCACGTTCAAGGATCGGGAGATCATGCGCTGGACGCCGCACGGTCTCGTGGAAGGGGTCGCGCTTGGCGCGCATGCCATCTACGCCGAAACCGCGTACATCTATATCCGCGGCGAGTTCACCGAGCCGTATGCGCGGGTCTCCAGAGCCATCGAAGAAGCGTACGCCGCCGGCATCCTTGGTGCGAACGCGATGGGCACGGGCAAGCGCATCGACGTGCACGTGCACCGCGGGGCGGGTGCGTACATCTGCGGCGAAGAAACCGCGCTCATGAATTCGCTGGAAGGGCGCCGTGGCAACCCGCGCATCAAGCCGCCGTTCCCGGCGGTGGCGGGTCTTTTCGGCAAGCCCACCACGATCAACAACGTGGAAACGCTCACCGCCGTGCCGTACATCGTGAAGAACGGCGCGGAGTGGTACAAGCAGTTCGGTCGTCCCGACAATCCGAAGAGCATCGGCACCAAGCTCTTCTCGGTGTGCGGCAACATCACACGTCCGGGCAACTACGAGGTCGCGCTGGGATTCCCGTTCAAGGAGTTCCTGTACGATCTCTGCGGTGGACCGCTGCCCGGTCGTGAGATCAAGGCGGTGATTCCCGGCGGTTCATCGGTACCCATCCTCACGCGTGAGGAAGCCGAAGGCGCGCTGATGGATTACGAAGGCATGGTCGCCGCCGGCACGATGCTGGGTTCGGGCGGTGTGATCGTGTTCGACGACCGGCAGGACATGGTGCGACAGATCGCGCGGCTCACGCGCTTCTACGCCCACGAGAGCTGCGCGCAGTGTTCGCAGTGCCGCGAAGGCACGGCGTGGACCACGCGCATCATGGAACGCATCCGCGACGGGCAGGGCACGGCCGAGGATCTCGACACGCTCCTGTCCATCGCCGACAACATGAGCGGCAAGACGATCTGCGTGCTCAGCGACTCGTGCGCCACGCCGGTCGTTTCGGGGTTGAAGAAGTTCCGTCACGAGTTCGAGGCGAAGATCGCCGCGAATCGTTCGAAGGTCACCGTGCCGGGGGCGCCGCGCGCCTCCGCGGCGTGAGGACACGATGGCTGACGTGAAGATGGTGTCGCTCACGATCGAAGGCCGTCCGGTCACCGTACCGGACGGCACGTCGATCCTGGAGGCAGCGAAGAGCGCCGGCGTGCTCGTGCCGCACTACTGCTACCACCCGGGACTCCCGGTGGCCGGTGTGTGCCGCATGTGCCTGGTGGAAGTGGAGAAGTTCCCCAAGCTCGCCCCGGCCTGCGCGACGGCGGTGGGTGAGGGGCAGGTCGTGCACGTGCACTCGCCCAAGGCGCTCGAAGCGCGCAAGGGCGTGCTCGAGTTCCTGCTCATCAATCATCCGCTCGACTGCCCGATCTGCGATCAGGCGGGTGAGTGCGAATTGCAGGACTACACGTTTGCCGAAGGGCCGAAGGAATCGCGTCTGCGCGAACCCAAGCGCTTCAGCCCGATGCAGGATTTCGGCGGAGACGTGCTGTACGTGCAGAACCGCTGCATCCTCTGCACGCGCTGCGTGCGCTTCATGAGCGACGTGGCGCAGGATCCCGTGCTCAATGTGTCCGAGCGTGGCGATCGCGCCTTCATCGGCAAGGCCGAGGGACACGACCTCACCAACCCGTGGGCCGGCAATGTCGTCGACCTGTGCCCCGTTGGGGCACTGCTGTCGAAGGACTTCCTGAACAAGGCCCGCGCGTGGGAGCTCGATCGTGCGGCCACGGTCTGCACGGGGTGCAGTCAGGGGTGCAACATCGTCGCCGAGATGCGCGACAATGTGGTGGTGCGATTCAAGCCGCGGCCGAACACGGAAGTCAACCAGTACTACATGTGCGAAGTGGGTCGTCAGGGCTATCGCGAATTCAACCGTCGCGATCGTGCCGATCAACCCCTCGTGCGTACGAACGCCGGTCTCGACATCGTCGACTGGGAAGACGCGATCGCAGCCGCGGCGCAGGTCACCGAGGGACATCGTCTGGTGGTGCTGGCCTCGCCGAATCTGTCCAACGAATCGCTGTTCCTGCTGGAACGCATGATCGCCGAACGGAATGGAACGGGCGTGTTCCGCCTCACGCGCGGCGACGAAGCGGCGCTGCCCGGCGTGAACGATCTCGCGTTGCGCGCCGAACGTGCGGCCAATGCCACCGGCGCACGCGCGCTCGGTTTCAGCGAAGTGTCGCAGCTCACCGGCACACTGCATGACGGGGATGTGCTCTTCGTGGTGGGCGACCAGCTCGATGGCATCGAGGCGGCCGAACTCGCGCGGGCCAGTGCCATCGTCTACATCGGTACGGCGATGCCGGCGGCGATCGAAGCCCGCGTGGCGGTGGTGCTGCCGGTGACCAACACGCTCGAGGAAGAAGGCACGTTCACCAATCTGCGGGGACGCGTGCAGCGGTACCTGCAGGCGCGCACGGCGCCGGGTGTGGCGCGTCCCACATGGTATGTGCTGGCCGATGTGTTGTCCGCCGTGGGTGGCAACGGCCGGTTCTATCTCCCGTCGGAGGTCTTTGCGGCGCTGAGCGCGACGCATGGCACGTTCGCCGGTCTCGACTATGAAGTGCTGGGGCTGCGTGGTTTGCCGCTGGCTCCCGCGGGCGCATCGGCCACCGCCGAGGTGGCTGTATGATCGGGATGCAGGTGATGGCGGCCATCGACCTGGCGCGCTGGTTTCCCAAAGCCGATCCGCAACAGGCACCGGCCGCCATCGGAACATTCGTGGCGGCGAGCGTCGTGAAGATCCTCGTGGTCTTCGCGGTGTGGATGGGCACGGTGGCCATGCTCACGCTGGTCGAGCGCAAGATGGCGGCGTGGTTCCAGGATCGTCGCGGCCCCAACCGCGCGGGGCCGGGTGGCATCCTGCAGCCGGTGGCCGATGGCATCAAGAACTTCATGAAGGAAGAGACCAATCCGCCGTTCGCGGATCGCTGGCTGTTCCTCATCGCGCCGGCACTGGCGTTCATTCCGGCCATGCTGACCTGGGCGGTGATTCCGCTGGCGGCACCGCTGCCCACGCCGTGGGGGCTGATCGACATGGCCGTCGCACCGCTGCCGGTGGGCTTCCTGTTCACGCTCGCCATCTCGTCACTTGGCGTGTACGGCATCGTGCTGGCGGGCTGGTCGTCGAACAACAAGTACGCGCTGCTGGGCGGTCTGCGTTCCAGCGCGCAGATGGTGTCGTACGAGATCGCCATGAGCATGTCCACCATTCCAGTGCTGCTGCTCGCCGGCAACGTGTCGCTCGATGCGATCGTGCTGCAGCAGGCGGGCATGGGGTGGAACGTGCTGTCGCTGACGGTGGCGTGGTTCACGTTCCTCGTAGCGGCCTTCGCGGAAACGAACCGTCTGCCGTTCGATCTGCCCGAAGCCGAGTCGGAACTCGTGGCCGGTTATCACACGGAATACAGCGGCATGAAGTTCTCGATGTTCTTCATCGCCGAGTATTCCAACATGATCACGGTGAGCGCGCTCACGGCCACGCTGTTCTTCGGCGGCTGGGATCTGCCCTTCACGCAGTGGGACAACGTGGCGCCGTTCACCGTGCTCAAGACGCTGGTGACGCTGCTGGTGTTCATGTTCAAGGTCGGCGCGTTCATCTTCCTGTTCATGTGGGTGCGCTGGACGCTGCCGCGCTTCCGCTATGACCAGCTCATGTCGCTGGGGTGGAGCATCATGCTGCCGGTGGCGCTGGCCTACATCGTGATCATCGCGACCGCCACGCTCGGTCTCGACGCGCTCGGCGTGACGCGTGGCCCGCTGTTCTCGCTGGCGCTGCTCGGGTTGAACGTGGTGTTGATCGCGATCCTGCTGACCTGGCTCGATCGCGGCAAGCTGATCAGCCCGGCCAGTGCGCGCGTGGCGCCCGTCGATCTCGAGCGCCTGCAGGCACGCGGACTCGATCTGTCGCGCCGGAAGCTGGCCGCGGTGTCCGCGCCGCTGGCCGCGTCAGCGTCCGTTCCGACGCCGGCCACGGCTGCCGCCGGGGCGATTTCCGAGGGAGGCAACTGATGGCGATCGGCGTGAAGGTCATGCAACGTCCGCTGGAGCGGGTGAGCTACATCCGCTCCACGCTCGCGGGCATGGCCACCACCTTCAAGCACCTGGTCGATCCGCACAAGGTCACGATGCAGTATCCCGAGACCAAGTGGGATCTGTCGCCGCGCTGGCGCGGCACGCATCGCATGCTCACCACCGAGGACGGCAAGGCCAAATGTGTGGCGTGCGGTCTGTGCCCCACGGTGTGCCCAGCCAACTGCATCAAACTCACGCCCGGTGAGGACGAGCAGGGCAACCGGTATCCACTCGTGTTCGAGATCGACGAATTCCGCTGCATCTTCTGTGGCTACTGCCAGGAAGTATGCCCGGAAGAAGCCATCCATCTCGGGCGCCACTACGAAAACGCCGAATACGATCGGGCCTCGTTCATCTACGATCTGGAACGGCTGACTGCCCAGACGCATCCGGTGAGCGAACTGTGGGATCCTGCTGACCCGAAGGGCGAATGAACGCCTTCTATCAGTTCCAGTTCTATCTCTTCTCGCTCCTGGCCATCGTGTCGGCGCTGCTGTTCGTCACGCGCCGCAACCCGGTGCCGGCGGCGCTGTGGCTGGTGAACGTGATGTTCGCGCTCGCCGGCCTGTACGTCATGCTGGACGCGCCGTTCGTCGGTGTCATCCAGGTGCTGGTGTACGCCGGCGCGATCATGGTCACGTTCGTGTTCGTGGTCATGCTGCTCAATCTCGGCCGCGCCGAACTCACCGATCTCCGCTCCCTCGGGGCGCGACTCGGGGCAGGGCTGGTGGGCCTCGGTCTCCTGGCCAACCTGCTCGTGGTGCTGCGCCAGCGACTGCCCGCACCCCAGCCCGTGGTGGTGTCGGACAACGTGGTGGAGCCGGTGGCCGCATCGCTCTTCACCGATTATCTCGTGGCGTTCGAACTGACCAGTCTCGTGCTGCTCGTGGCCGTCATCGGCGCGGTGCTGCTGGCCAAGCGGCGGGTGACGACATGATCACCGAAGCGCTCATCGTCTCGGCGATTCTCTTCGCCATCGGCGTCATCGGTGTGCTGACACGCCGCAACGCCATCATCCTGTTCATGTGCGCGGAGCTGATGCTCAACGCCGTGAACCTCAGCTTCGTGGCGTTCTCGCGGCTCCACGGTGTCACCGGCCATGTGTTCGTGGTGATGGTGATGACCATCGCCGCCGCCGAAGCCGCCATCGGACTGGCCATCGTGATCGCGATCTACCGGCACTTCGGGACCGTGGACCTGTCGAACCTTCGCACCCTCCGCGGATGATCGCCGCTCTGCTGCCTTTCCTCATCCTGCTGCCGCTGCTCGGCTTCGTGGTGAACGGCGCCGTAGCGCTGACCCGCGCCAGTGCGGCCGGCGACGCGCGCACCACGGCGCGGCATCCGCTGGTGTCGATCGTGGGCCCGGGCGTGATCATCGCCGCGTTCGCCGTGGCGATGGCGCTGTTCATGCGCATGCGTGTGGGCATGGCCGGCCCGGCGATCGTCACGCTGGGACAGTGGACGCCCGTGGGCAACCTGGTCGTCGACTGGAGCTTCCAGCTCGATCAGCTCTCCATGGTGATGGTGCTCGTCATCACCGGCGTGGGTTCGCTCATCCATCTGTTCTCGATCGGCTACATGCAGGACGATCCGGGATACGCGCGGTATTTCGCGTATCTCAATCTGTTCGTGGCCTTCATGCTGGTGCTGGTGCTCGGCGGCAGCTATCCGGTGATGTTCGTGGGTTGGGAAGGCGTGGGACTCGCGTCGTATCTGCTCATCGGATTCTGGTTCAGCGACAAGGCCAACGCCGACGCGGGCAAGAAGGCCTTCGTGGTCAATCGCGTGGGGGACTTCGGGTTCCTGATCGCGATGTTCCTGATCTGGGCCACCACGCAGCATCTCGATTTCGTGGGCGCGCACGAAGTGCTCGGCGGCATGGGCGGTACGCCCGTGGTGCTCGCCATTGCGCTGCTGCTGTTCGTCGGCTGTGCCGGCAAGAGCGCGCAGTTGCCGCTCTACATCTGGCTGCCCGACGCCATGGCGGGTCCGACGCCCGTCTCCGCGCTCATCCACGCCGCCACGATGGTGACGGCCGGTGTGTATCTCGTGGCCCGTGCGGCGCCCATCTTCGCCGGTGCGCCCGAAGCCTCGCTGGTGGTCACCATCATCGGCGCCCTCACGGCGATCTTCGCCGCGACCATCGCGCTCCGCCAGTGGGACATCAAGAAGGTGCTGGCGTACTCCACCGTCTCCCAGCTCGGCTACATGTTCGTGGGCGTGGGCAGCGGCGCGTACACGGCCGGCGTGTTCCATCTCGTCACGCATGCCTTCTTCAAGGCACTGCTGTTCCTCGGCGCCGGCTCGGTGATCCACGCCATGCATCAGGCGTATCATCACACACATCGGCACGACGATCCGCAGGACCTCCGCAACATGGGTGGCCTCGCGCGCTTCATGCCGGCCACGGCGGGCGCGATGACGCTGGCCACACTGGCCATCGCCGGTGTGCCGCCGTTGGCCGGGTTCTTCTCCAAGGACGAGATCCTCGCCAATGTCTTCGCGCGCGCGCACGGTTCACCGCTGGCCAATGCGTCGCTGCTGGGCATTCCGGGCAGCACCGTGTTGTACATCGCCTATGGTCTGGGTATCGTCACGGCGTTGCTCACGGCGATCTACATGACGCGCATGCTGCTCATGGCGTTCTATGGTGAGAATCGCACCGGTGAAGCGGAACAGAGCGCGCTGCACGAAGCCCCGCTCGTCATGACGGGACCGGTGCTCGTGCTTGGCGTGCTCACCCTGATCGGCGGCTGGCTCAACCTGCCGGCGCTGCTGCCCATGGGACCGGTGGGTGTGCTCGAACACTGGCTTGCGCCGGTCACCGCCGGCAGCGCCGCGCGACTGGCCGGAGAAGGGCATCTGTCGCACGAAACAGAATGGGTGCTGGTGGGCATCGCCACGGGCGTGGCGCTGCTCGGCATCGTGCTGGCGCTCGTGCTCTACCGGAAGCCGATGGCCGACAAGGCGCATACACCGGAAGACACCAGTCTGCTCGCCCGCGCCTATGGCGTGGACGGTATCGTGGACACCGTCATCGTGCGTCCGGTGAGTGCCGTGGCCGACACAGTGCTCGCCCGCGGCGTCGATCGTGGCGTCGACCGGACCTTCTCGCTCGGAGGCTCGCTGCTCTCGCGCACGGCGTCGCTGATGGGGAACAAGTTGCAGGATGGTGATGTGGGCAAGTACGCGTGGCTGCTCGCGGTCGGTGCCCTGGCGTTGATTGCCGCCCTCACGCTGAGCTGACGATGCGCGACGTGCTGCTTTCTCTTGGAATCGATCGCTGGGTGCTGCCGGCGATGCTGGTGTGGCCCATCGTAGCGTCGGTGCTCGTGCGCCTTGGCGGGCGTGATGTCTCACGCGATGAAGCCGGTACGGAAGCGCCGAGTGGCGGTCCGGACGCGCGCACGCTCACGCTGATCGCCCTGGGTATCGAAGCGCTGCTGGCCGTGGCCCTCTGGGGGGTGTTCGACCCCGACGCCCGCGGATGGCAGGCGCGTGTGGACATCGCCTGGCTCGCCGATCTGGGTGCGACCATCAGCCTGGGCGTGGACGGTCTCTCGCTGCCGCTGGTGATGCTCACGGCGTTCATCGTGCCGCTCGCGCTGCTGGGCTCGTGGAACAACGTGCGTGTGCGTACGCCCGCGTTCGGCGGACTGCTGATGCTGCTCACCGCCGGCCTGGTGGGCGTCTTCATCACACTCGATCTGCTGGCGTTCTATCTGGCGTGGGAACTGATGCTCATTCCCACCTACCTGCTGGTGGGTGTGTGGGGCGCGGCGGGCACATCACGGGCCAGTCTCCGGTATGTGCTCTTCACGCTGGTGGGCTCGCTGCTGATGCTGGTGGCCATCATCGCGCTCTGGAACGCGGGCGGGGGTACCTCGCTCCATCTGGACACGCTGTTGCAGGTGACGCTGTCGCCGAGCACGCAGTTCTGGATGTTCATCGCGTTCTTCGTGGCCTTCGCGGTGAAGTCGGCGCTGGTGCCATTCCATACCTGGTTGCCCGACGCGCAGAGCGCGGCACCCACGGTGGCCGCCATCACGCTGGGTCTCAAGGTAGGTGCGTACGCGATCCTGCGATTCGCCATTCCGCTCTTTCCAGCGGCGGCGATGCATCCCACGGTACGCATGACCATTCTCGTGCTCTCGGCCGTCGCCGTGGTGTACGGCGCGCTGGTGGCCATGGCGCAGCGTGATTTCAAGCGTGTGATCTCGTACAGCTCCATCAGTCACCTCGGCCTCATCATGCTGGGCTGCTTCGCGCTCACGCAGCAGAGCGTGCAGGGCGCGGTGATGAGCATCATCAGCAGCGGGCTCGCCACCGCCGCGCTCTTCCTCGCCGCGGGCATGCTGGAAGACCGGCGCGGCACCACCGCGTTCTCCGCCTTCGGTGGACTGGCACGCGTGGTGCCCTGGTTCAGCGTGACGCTGGTCATCGCCATGCTGTCCACGGTCGCGCTGCCCGGCACCATCGGATTCATCGGCGAGTTCCTCGTGCTGATCGGCACGTACGCGGAGTATCCGGTGCTGGCCGTCGTGGCCACGTCGGGCGTGATATTCGCGGCAGTGTACGGCCTGCGTACGCTGCAGCAACTGCTCTTCGAGCAGGTGGATACCGAGAGCAACGGCACGCTTCCCGACCTCTCCGGTCGTGAGCGGTTCGTCATGGTCGCGCTGGTGGCGGCCATGGTGTATCTCGGCGTCGCCCCGCATGCCATCCTGCAGCGCGCGGATCGTGCGTCGCAGACCCTGATCGAGTCGGTTCGGTTCGGCCCCAACGCCCCGACGACGCTTCCGCCCGTGTCGCTGAGTCGCTGACGATGCCTGAGGTCATGTCTGCCGGCGCGATTCTTCGCGCCCTGCTTCCCGAGTTGCTGCTCTCCGCCGGCGCCATGGTGCTGCTGCTGGTGTCGGTCTGGACACCGCAGGGCAATCAGTCGGGCGCTGCCGAAGGTGCCGAGCGCACGTCCATGCTCGCGCGATTCGGCGCGGTGCTCTGCCTGCTGGTCGGTCTGGCGGTGGTCATCGCCTGGGGCGATGGCGCGGCGGGCACTCCCGATGGACGCATCGCCGGTGATGGATTCCGGTGGGCGATGGATCTGATCATCCTGCTCGGCACGGCGCTCTTCCTGCTGCTGCTCGAAGCCGAGCATCAGCGCAGTGCGGCGTTCGGTCCGGAAGTGCCCGCGCTGGCGCTGCTGGCCGCCACGGGCATGATGGTGCTCGCCGCCGCGCGCGATCTGATGTACGTCTTCATCGGCATCGAGCTGATGTCGCTCGCAGTGTACGTGCTGGCCGGTGTGAACCGCCGGAGCGCGCGCAGTGCGGAAGCGGCGGTGAAGTACTTCCTGCTCGGCGCGGTCTCGTCGGGATTCCTGCTGTACGGCATGGCCCTGCTGTTCGGCGCCACCGGCAGCACCCGTCTCGCCGACATCGCGCAGTGGGCGGGAGCGCAGGCCATCCTGTCGCCGCTGTTCATGGCCGGTGTGGCCCTGCTGCTCGTGGGGTTTGCGTTCAAGGTGGCGGCCGCGCCGTTCCATCTGTGGACACCCGACGTGTACGACGGCGCGCCGCTGCCGGTGACGGCGTTCATGTCGGCCACCGTGAAGACGGCGGGATTTGCCGTATTCGCGCGGGTGATGGTGGAGGCCCTGCCGAGCGCCATGCCGCGCTGGCACATGGGCGTCTGGTGGCTCGCCGTGGCGACCATGGTGGTGGGCAACGTCTTCGCGCTCTCGCAGCGCAATCTCGTGCGCATGCTCGCTTACTCCAGCATCGCGCACGCCGGGTATCTGATGGTGTCCATCGTGGTGGGCGGCGCGGCCGGCACGTCGGCGCTGATCTTCTACGTGGTGTCGTACACACTGGCCACGATGGGCGCGTTCGGTGTGCTGATCACCATCAATGCGGGACGCGATCGTTCGCCCACGCTCGATGACATCGCCGGGCTCTGGCTGGTGCGGCCGTGGCTCGCGATGGCGATGACCATCTTCCTGCTCGCGTTCATGGGCATGCCGCTGCTCGGCGGCATGGGCTTCTTCGCCAAGTGGTACATCCTGCAGGCCGCGTTGCAGGCGCCGTCACCACAGACCATCCTCGCGGTGGTGCTGGTGCTCACGAGCGCGGTGTCGGCGGCGTACTACCTCACGGTGGTGTCGGCGATGTTCATGCGCCCGCGCCCCGAGGCACAGCCCGTGCCTTCCACCACGCCCGCCAATCAGTCGCTCATCGTGATGGCGGCGGTGATGCTGCTCATCTTCGGTGTGTATCCCTCGCCCATCATGCAGGTCGCGCGCCGGGCACTCACCACGGCGCCCACCCAGACGACCCCCGCCGCACCGCGCGGTGAGGTACGTTTGCAGACGGCCAGCATGCCGCGCTGACGTGCTGCCGACTCGCTGCTGATTCGCCGCACGGGTCTTCCGGGCCCGTCGATCCCGTCTTCGCCCCTTCAGTGACATGGCCATCAGTCAGACCATTTTCCGGCAGTACGACGTTCGCGGAATCGTTGGACAGGACCTGACCGAAGAGGTCGCGTACGGACTGGGGCGGGGATACGCCGCGCTGCTCGCTGCCCGTGGTGTGCAGGGGGCGGTGGCCGTGGGACGTGACAACCGGCCCAGCGGCACCGCGCTGCGGGATGCGCTGGTGCGCGGCCTCACCGAGTGTGGTGTGGACGTGGTGGACGTGGGCGTCGTGCCCACACCGCTGCTGTACTGGACGCTGCACCATGAGCCGGTGGTGGGCGGCATTCAGATCACGGGGTCACACAACCCGCCCGAGTACAACGGCTTCAAGATGTGCCTCGGCACCGCGTCGCTGCACGGCGCGGACATTCAGACGCTGTATCAGCTCATCATCGATGGTGCGTTTCCGACGGGGCAGGGCGCGGTGCGCCATGTCGAAGTCATCGACCGGTACGTGCACGACATCGTCGCGAAGATCGGTCGTATCGCACACCCCGACGGGACGCCGCTCAAGGTCGTGTACGACTGCGGCAACGGCGCGGGTGCGCTGGTCGCGCCGCAACTCATGCAGGCGCTGGGGGTGGACGGCATCGGCCTCTTCACCGAAAGCGACGGCAGTTTTCCCAATCATCACCCCGATCCCACCGTCCCCGAAAACCTCGAGGACTGCATCGCCGCGGTGAAAGCCTCCGGTGCCGAACTCGGGGTGGCCTTCGACGGCGATGCCGATCGCATCGGCGTGGTGGATCGTGATGGTCGCATCATCTGGGGTGATCACATCCTGATCCTCTATGCCCGCGATGTGCTCACGCGCACCGGTGTCGGACAGCCCATCATCTTCGATGTGAAGTGTTCGCAGGCGCTCACCGATGGGATCGAAAAGGCGGGCGGCACCCCCGTGATGTGGAAGACCGGACACTCCCTCATCAAGGACAAGATGAAGGCGATGCACGCGCCCATCGCCGGGGAGATGTCGGGGCACATGTTCTTCACCGAAGGGTTCTACGGCCACGATGATGCGCTCTACGCGGCGGCGCGGTTGCTCCGCATCGTCGCCGATTCGGGCCGGCGCATCGACGAACTGCTGGCCGATGTGCCGCACTTCGTCTCCACGCCGGAAATCCGCATCGATACCGACGACGCGACCAAGTTCGCGATCATGGCACGGGCGGTGCCGCACTTCACCGCCTCGCACGACGTGATCGACGTGGACGGCGTGCGGGTGCTCTTCGGCGACGGATGGGGATTGCTCCGCGCGTCCAACACGCAGCCGGTCATCGTGGCCCGCTACGAAGCCCGCACCGAAGCGCGTCTGGCCGAGATCCGCGGCGTGATGGAAGGCTGGCTGCGCGAACAGGGCGTCACGCTCTGATCGGTCGATGAGCATCGGTCGATGAGCATGCGCCGGGGGTGGTTCCTCACCGGTCTTCTCGTGCTGGCCGTGTTGCTGCTGGTCGGCCGCACGGTCACGGCGTTGCTCGTCGATCATGCATGGTTCGCCGCCATGGATGCTCCCGCGCTCTTCTGGGAGCAGGTCATCGATACGCTGGTGTTGCAGGGCGGCGCGTGGGTGCTGGGATCGGTGTTCGCGTTCGCGAATCTCTATGCCGTGCGCCGCACCATCGCCGCCGTGGCCATGCAATCGCGGGTGGCGAACATCGAACTGACGGCCATGGTGCCGCATCGCCGGTTGCTGTCGGCCACGATCATCGTGGCGATGATCGTCGGCGCGCTGCTGGCGATTCCCATGACCAACTGGACCGATCTCGCGCTCGTCCGGCATGGACTGCCGTTCGGTGAAATCGAAGGCATTCTCGATCGTGATCTGGGTTTCTACGTGTACTGGCTCCCGCTCGAGGAGACCCTGTACCTCTGGACGCTGGTGAGTGTGGTGACGCTCACGGCCATGGTGCTGGTGCTGT
The nucleotide sequence above comes from Gemmatimonas aurantiaca. Encoded proteins:
- a CDS encoding NADH-quinone oxidoreductase subunit I, producing MAIGVKVMQRPLERVSYIRSTLAGMATTFKHLVDPHKVTMQYPETKWDLSPRWRGTHRMLTTEDGKAKCVACGLCPTVCPANCIKLTPGEDEQGNRYPLVFEIDEFRCIFCGYCQEVCPEEAIHLGRHYENAEYDRASFIYDLERLTAQTHPVSELWDPADPKGE
- the nuoF gene encoding NADH-quinone oxidoreductase subunit NuoF; the protein is MGYPHPSHPRETPVLSKYFGDPEARTLAGWRARGGYEALEKALATDPVEIQNLVKDSGLRGRGGAGFPTGMKWSFMKPDGKPHYLCCNGDESEPGTFKDREIMRWTPHGLVEGVALGAHAIYAETAYIYIRGEFTEPYARVSRAIEEAYAAGILGANAMGTGKRIDVHVHRGAGAYICGEETALMNSLEGRRGNPRIKPPFPAVAGLFGKPTTINNVETLTAVPYIVKNGAEWYKQFGRPDNPKSIGTKLFSVCGNITRPGNYEVALGFPFKEFLYDLCGGPLPGREIKAVIPGGSSVPILTREEAEGALMDYEGMVAAGTMLGSGGVIVFDDRQDMVRQIARLTRFYAHESCAQCSQCREGTAWTTRIMERIRDGQGTAEDLDTLLSIADNMSGKTICVLSDSCATPVVSGLKKFRHEFEAKIAANRSKVTVPGAPRASAA
- the nuoL gene encoding NADH-quinone oxidoreductase subunit L, which produces MIAALLPFLILLPLLGFVVNGAVALTRASAAGDARTTARHPLVSIVGPGVIIAAFAVAMALFMRMRVGMAGPAIVTLGQWTPVGNLVVDWSFQLDQLSMVMVLVITGVGSLIHLFSIGYMQDDPGYARYFAYLNLFVAFMLVLVLGGSYPVMFVGWEGVGLASYLLIGFWFSDKANADAGKKAFVVNRVGDFGFLIAMFLIWATTQHLDFVGAHEVLGGMGGTPVVLAIALLLFVGCAGKSAQLPLYIWLPDAMAGPTPVSALIHAATMVTAGVYLVARAAPIFAGAPEASLVVTIIGALTAIFAATIALRQWDIKKVLAYSTVSQLGYMFVGVGSGAYTAGVFHLVTHAFFKALLFLGAGSVIHAMHQAYHHTHRHDDPQDLRNMGGLARFMPATAGAMTLATLAIAGVPPLAGFFSKDEILANVFARAHGSPLANASLLGIPGSTVLYIAYGLGIVTALLTAIYMTRMLLMAFYGENRTGEAEQSALHEAPLVMTGPVLVLGVLTLIGGWLNLPALLPMGPVGVLEHWLAPVTAGSAARLAGEGHLSHETEWVLVGIATGVALLGIVLALVLYRKPMADKAHTPEDTSLLARAYGVDGIVDTVIVRPVSAVADTVLARGVDRGVDRTFSLGGSLLSRTASLMGNKLQDGDVGKYAWLLAVGALALIAALTLS
- a CDS encoding NADH-quinone oxidoreductase subunit J — encoded protein: MNAFYQFQFYLFSLLAIVSALLFVTRRNPVPAALWLVNVMFALAGLYVMLDAPFVGVIQVLVYAGAIMVTFVFVVMLLNLGRAELTDLRSLGARLGAGLVGLGLLANLLVVLRQRLPAPQPVVVSDNVVEPVAASLFTDYLVAFELTSLVLLVAVIGAVLLAKRRVTT
- the nuoK gene encoding NADH-quinone oxidoreductase subunit NuoK: MITEALIVSAILFAIGVIGVLTRRNAIILFMCAELMLNAVNLSFVAFSRLHGVTGHVFVVMVMTIAAAEAAIGLAIVIAIYRHFGTVDLSNLRTLRG
- a CDS encoding 2Fe-2S iron-sulfur cluster-binding protein; translation: MADVKMVSLTIEGRPVTVPDGTSILEAAKSAGVLVPHYCYHPGLPVAGVCRMCLVEVEKFPKLAPACATAVGEGQVVHVHSPKALEARKGVLEFLLINHPLDCPICDQAGECELQDYTFAEGPKESRLREPKRFSPMQDFGGDVLYVQNRCILCTRCVRFMSDVAQDPVLNVSERGDRAFIGKAEGHDLTNPWAGNVVDLCPVGALLSKDFLNKARAWELDRAATVCTGCSQGCNIVAEMRDNVVVRFKPRPNTEVNQYYMCEVGRQGYREFNRRDRADQPLVRTNAGLDIVDWEDAIAAAAQVTEGHRLVVLASPNLSNESLFLLERMIAERNGTGVFRLTRGDEAALPGVNDLALRAERAANATGARALGFSEVSQLTGTLHDGDVLFVVGDQLDGIEAAELARASAIVYIGTAMPAAIEARVAVVLPVTNTLEEEGTFTNLRGRVQRYLQARTAPGVARPTWYVLADVLSAVGGNGRFYLPSEVFAALSATHGTFAGLDYEVLGLRGLPLAPAGASATAEVAV
- a CDS encoding NAD(P)H-dependent oxidoreductase subunit E; protein product: MSHGPSASGGALVAAPPHGHHHDEPHEPVFVGERRAELDRILARYPSKQAALLPALWMLQDARGWVSEAGIEEVAAALEITPAYVKGVVTFYTMYHQHPVGKYFIQVCTTTPCNVCGAEDVVKAFLEHTGCEDLGLTSPDGKYTVIEVECLGACGFATPVQINNDYVESVTPESVPRILSELK